The Panicum hallii strain FIL2 chromosome 9, PHallii_v3.1, whole genome shotgun sequence genome has a window encoding:
- the LOC112873479 gene encoding zinc finger CCCH domain-containing protein 22-like, translating to MDAWEATKVVFDRVRALDPENASKIMGLLLIQDNSVKDLIRLAFGPEHLLHAVVARARADLAAKPASPPSPGLGPPWGLPSPGGGGDNLSPFAADQAAFDGGADAFYPEEFECWSPAGGGHRRSFSLSDDEVAAAAAWRPCMYFARGFCKNGSSCRFLHGLPEDDAVAAEREMVVMRAKALAAAARPQQLMASAFPFSPSPPKGFGLNSLLQQQNEPQRAAAAAAMLLGGGEDMHRFPVRSPRMDRGDLISSPAARQIYLTFPADSTFSEEDVSNYFSLYGPVQDVRIPYQQKRMFGFVTFVYAETVKIILSKGNPHFVCDARVLVKPYKEKGKVPDRFRKLQNPHHGDFAGCTSPTGLLDSRDPFDLAQPQIGPRVMYGNIANHEAFVRRKLEEQQQAVELQQAIELEGRRFMGLQLLDLTSRGHRLGSPEPMTLGQADGKGSGNGNGYAIIVEDITVQDSKMNISSLAMSAPAAAAATSATGAEGEHEEQQEGDGDGGGSPKQAVNPGEEEKRESVPVTAIPNVSCGFQERGIINESSVLRNG from the exons ATGGACGCCTGGGAGGCCACCAAGGTGGTGTTCGACCGGGTGCGCGCGCTGGACCCGGAGAACGCCTCCAAGATCATGGGCCTGCTCCTCATCCAGGACAACAGCGTCAAGGACCtgatccgcctcgccttcggcCCCGAGCACCTGCTCCACGCCGTcgtcgcccgcgcgcgcgccgacCTCGCCGCCAAGCCCGCGTCCCCGCCGTCGCCCGGGCTCGGCCCGCCCTGGGGGCTCCCGAGCcctggaggaggaggcgacAACCTCTCGCCGTTCGCCGCCGACCAGGCGGCGTTTGAcggcggcgccgacgcgttcTACCCCGAGGAGTTCGAGTGCTggtcgccggcgggcggcggccaccGCCGCAGCTTCTCGCTGAGCGACGACGAggtggccgcggccgccgcgtggAGGCCCTGCATGTACTTCGCACGCGGGTTCTGCAAGAACGGCTCCTCCTGCCGGTTCTTGCACGGCCTGCCTGAGGACGACGCGGTGGCCGCGGAGCGGGAGATGGTCGTCATGCGCGCCAAGGccttggccgccgccgcgcggccgCAGCAGCTCATGGCGTCCGCGTTCCCcttctcgccgtcgccgcccaaAGGCTTCGGCCTCAACTCCCTGCTCCAGCAGCAGAACGAGCCCCAAAG ggcggcggcggcggccgccatgttgcttggcggcggcgaggacatGCACAGGTTCCCGGTGCGCTCACCTCGGATGGACCGGGGCGACCTCATCTCCAGCCCCGCCGCGCGGCAGATCTACCTCACCTTCCCGGCCGACTCCACCTTCAGCGAGGAGGACGTCTCCAACTACTTCAG CTTGTACGGACCAGTGCAGGACGTGCGCATCCCGTACCAACAGAAGCGCATGTTCGGCTTCGTCACCTTCGTCTATGCAGAGACGGTGAAGATCATCCTGAGCAAGGGGAACCCGCATTTCGTGTGCGACGCGCGCGTGCTCGTCAAGCCCTACAAGGAGAAGGGCAAGGTCCCCGACAGGTTCAG GAAGCTGCAGAACCCGCACCATGGCGACTTCGCCGGCTGCACGTCGCCCACCGGATTGCTTGATTCCAGGGACCCCTTCGACCTGGCTCAGCCGCAGATTG GACCAAGGGTGATGTACGGGAACATTGCTAACCATGAGGCTTTTGTGAGGAGGAAGCTCGAAGAGCAGCAGCAGGCAGTCGAGCTGCAGCAAGCCATCGAGCTGGAGGGCCGCCGGTTCATGGGGCTGCAGCTCCTCGACCTCACGAGCAGGGGTCACCGTCTCGGCTCCCCTGAACCCATGACCCTAGGACAAGCTGACGGCAAAGGCAGCGGCAACGGGAATGGCTATGCCATCATTGTGGAGGACATCACCGTCCAAG ATAGCAAGATGAACATTAGTAGCCTTGCAATGAGTGCgcctgcagcagcagctgctaccTCTGCAACTGGTGCGGAAGGCGAGCACGAGGAGCAGCAGGAAGGGGATGGGGATGGTGGTGGCAGTCCCAAGCAGGCAGTCAACCCTGGGGAAGAGGAGAAGAGGGAATCTGTTCCTGTGACAGCAATACCCAATGTTTCTTGTGGATTCCAAGAAAG AGGGATAATCAATGAATCCTCCGTGCTGCGAAATGGGTAG
- the LOC112876269 gene encoding uncharacterized protein LOC112876269 — MSGPDADAAAPSDGGEQLRACREATRRRLRERVGAIVRAVRAPLADVLRDHALVHLPPAAAARLRLVHPSWARALASPLFAVAHAAAPRRASGLFVAAPDPGLLFLPLDAADTVPSPPLAFLPAWSAPAVLSSSHGVACCFSSADDAYFVCNPATGSWEGVPCPPCRITWPRPAIVVLFDASVYNFGGDFTLVCAFESAPGSGIYCFALFTSVTGAWWVADAVAPAEGLIPASGVAAGGVAWWRTSIGTAVGYNPVTGRVELAVCPGDSAHWEIGSAAGKLHCAVLADGDVVAFRLDGNGGWEVAATVPVAEILQQRPWQPEPSYELTDSSSSDDDDVENRAEQDRAGAIPAAASRFRMPRDDVRLLPFQGAEVEVVLLAGRRVVAFDMVTRRRREALLPEQPAGTDWGAAAYAAHTNTLALVARVVLMEPPDDQEVAS; from the coding sequence ATGTCCGGCCCCGACGCggacgcggcggcgccgagcgacggcggcgagcagcTGCGGGCGTGCCGGgaggcgacgcggcggcggctgcgggagcGCGTGGGCGCGATCGTGCGCGCCGTCCGGGCGCCGCTGGCCGACGTGCTCCGGGACCACGCGCTCGTGCAcctcccgccggccgccgccgcgcgcctccgcctcgTGCACCCGTCCTGGGCGCGGGCGCTCGCGTCCCCGCTCTTCGCCGTCGCGCACGCCGCAGCGCCGCGCCGGGCCTCGGGGCTCTTCGTCGCCGCGCCCGACCCGGGGCTCCTGTTCCTCCCCCTGGACGCCGCCGACACGGTGCCGTCCCCGCCACTCGCGTTCCTCCCGGCCTGGTCGGCCCCCGCCGTGCTGTCCTCGTCGCACGGGGTCGCGTGCTGCTTCTCCTCCGCCGACGACGCCTACTTCGTGTGCAACCCGGCGACGGGGTCCTGGGAGGGCGTCCCGTGCCCGCCGTGCCGGATCACCTGGCCGCGCCCCGCGATCGTCGTCCTCTTCGACGCCAGTGTCTACAACTTCGGCGGCGACTTCACGCTCGTCTGCGCCTTCGAGTCCGCGCCAGGGTCCGGCATCTACTGCTTCGCGCTGTTCACGTCCGTGACCGGCGCGTGGTGGGTCGCCGACGCGGTCGCGCCCGCCGAGGGGCTTATCCCCGCGTCgggggtggcggccggcggggtgGCGTGGTGGCGGACGAGCATCGGCACCGCGGTCGGGTACAACCCCGTCACCGGGCGCGTCGAGCTGGCGGTGTGCCCCGGAGACAGCGCCCACTGGGAGATCGGCTCCGCCGCGGGCAAGCTCCACTGCGCCGTACTCGCCGACGGCGACGTCGTGGCGTTCCGGCTGGACGGGAACGGTGGCTGGGAGGTGGCCGCGACGGTCCCCGTCGCGGAGATACTGCAGCAGCGACCCTGGCAACCGGAGCCCTCTTACGAGCTGACCGACTCCTCCTCGTCCGATGACGACGACGTGGAGAATCGGGCAGAGCAGGATCGCGCGGGGGCTATCCCCGCCGCGGCGAGCAGGTTTCGGATGCCGCGCGACGACGTGCGGCTGCTGCCGTTCCAGGGCGCGGAGGTGGAGGTGGTGCTGCTGGCCGGCAGGCGCGTGGTGGCGTTCGACATGgtgacgcggcggcggcgcgaggcccTCCTGCCGGAACAGCCGGCCGGCACGGActggggcgcggcggcgtaCGCCGCGCACACCAACACGCTCGCCCTGGTCGCGCGCGTGGTGCTCATGGAGCCGCCGGACGATCAGGAGGTCGCATCGTAG